The genomic DNA CTGCGCCGGGCCCGGCGCCGCCGTCACCAGGAGCGCCGCCGCCGCGGCGAGGACGAGTCGAATGGCCATGAGCGGCATTGTAGCGGCGGCCGGCCGGGACGCGCGCGACCCAGGCCATCGCCCCTTCACGGATAGCGAATCACCACGTCCTCACGTTCCCAGCGGTCGCCCGCCGGCTGCGGGGGCAGGATGGGACGGAGGTACGCGTTCACGTCCTTCCGGGGGTTCCATTGGGCGGGATAGCCGAGCGACACCTCTTCGAAGCGGACGCCGTCGCGCCACCGCGTGGAGCGCATGTGGAGGTGTCCGGACACGACCACGTCGATGGGGAAGCGAACGTGCCAGTCCGCCGTGCGCACCGACCCGCACCAGATCGTGAAGCGCGGCACGCGCGGCAGCACGGCCAGGTCGGGCCGCAGCGCGAAGTGGTTGACGAGGACGATCCGCGTGCCAGGTGCCACTTCCGCCAGGCGGGATTCCGACGCCGCGACCCGCGCGGCGCACCAGGCGGCCCGCGAGGGATGCGGCGCCGCCGAGAGCAGGAGCTCGTCGGCGCACGTCACGCCGGTCTCGGCCGCCCACGCGACGGCCTCGTCCGGCGTCGTCCAGGCAGGCCCGAACGAGTAGTCGTACAACGTGAAGGTCGGCGCGATCACGTGGCCCGTCGCCGGCCACACCGCGTAGGGATCTTCGGGCGTGAGGACGCCGGCGGCGCGGCACGCCTCGACGAGGCGCTCGTAGTGGGCGACGCCGCGGCGCGCGTCCGGCCACTGGCGCGGGGTCCACAGGTCGTGATTCCCGGGCGTCCAGATCACGGTCGCGAACCGCCGCGTCACGACGTCGAGCACGGACTGCAGCTGGGCCAGGGTGTCGCCCGTGTCGCCGGCCAGGATCAGCCAGTCGTCGCCGTGGTCGGCGAGCGCGTCGACGGCGCGCCGGTTCGCCGCGAATCCGACGTGCAGGTCACTGGTCGCCCACAGCCTCATCGGCTGAGGGCCTCGGCCGTCGTCACCCGCCACGCGATCGGCAGGTCCGGACCTTCGCGCTCGACGGCGACGGCGAGGCGGTGCGCGGGGGTTGGCCACGAGAGCTCGAACTGCCAGCGCCCGGCGCGATCGACGCCGTCGGCGAAGGCGACGGCCGGCGGCCGCCCGTCGGCCAGCGTGAAAGCGAAGCCATCGAGCGGCAGGGTCAGCCCGTGTCCGCACGCCTTCACGTACGCCTCCTTCAGCGTCCAGTAGTCGAAGAAGGCCCGCCGCCGCTCGTCGGGCGGCAGCGCCCGGAGCGCCTCGACCTCGGCGGGCGCGAACTGCGCCTCCGCCACCCGCTCCGAGACGGTGCGGTTCACCTCCTCGACGTCCACGCCGACCAGCCGCCGCCGCGCGACGGCGACCGCCGCGAGTCCGGTCGTGTGGGACAGCGAGAAGACCAGGTCCTCGGCGTGGGCGGGCGGCGCCGCGATCTCGGGACGTCCGTGGACGCCGGTCCGGAACCGCCATGCCTCCGGTGGGCTCGACGCGTGGTCGGAGAGCGTGACGCGCACCAGGGCGTGGGCGATGACGTAGGTCCGGCGGTCCGCCGCGCGCACGAACCGCGCCGCCCTGGCCTGCTCGTCGGCCGACAGCCTGGCATGGAGCGTCGCCACCAGCGTCTCGTCGGCCTCCGCCGTCTCCACCGTCACGACCTGCACCGAACCCTGGAGCGTCTCTCTCGACACGTGGGCCACTGCGCGGCCAGTATCCCGCGGGCCCGCCGGACGCGGCCTACGGGTGCGCGGCGCGGCGCTGCCAGACGAGGACGGCCACGAAGACGACCGCCACCAGGGCGGCGACGGCCACGGCCAGGGTGGCGCCGTAGCGCTCAACGGCCTGGACGGCCTGGTCGCGGTACACCGAGGCCAGGCCGGCCTCGAGGAGGTGCCGCGCGCCTCGTCCCAGGGTGAGCGCCGCCGCGACCCGCCACCACGGATACCCCGCGGCGCCGGCCGCGAGCACGAAGACCTTGAGGGGGAAGGGCGGCGGCAGGAACGCGGGCACGGCCAGGCCGACGAATGCGCTCCTGGCGTACCAGTCCATGAGCCGGCTCGTCGGGCTGCGGGCGAGGCGGCGCTCCATGAACGCCTGGCCCCCGCGCCTGGCGAGGAGGTACAGCGGCCACGACCCCGCGACGACGCCGGCGATGCCCATCGCCGCGTAGTACCACCACCGTCCGGGCTCGCGGATGGCGAGGTACATGATGAGGGCGTCGCTCGCGTTGGGCAGCGCGAGCACGCTGGAGTCGAGCAGGGCGACGACGAGCACGCCGAGACCGCCCGCGCCGTCCGCCCACGCGCGTACGGCCTGCACGACGCCCGCGAACATCCGCCGGCCATTGTAGCGTGCGGCCCGCGGACACGGGCCGGGCCGGGGCATAATGCGCGGGCATGTCCCGACATCTCGCACGTGAACTGCTCGCCGAGGCCCTGGGCACGTTCGTCCTGATCGCCTTCGGCGTCGGCGTCGTCGCCCAGACGGTGCTGAGCGCCAGCGCGAACGGCAGCTATCTCGCGATCAACCTGGGATGGGGCATCGGCGTGACGCTCGGCGTGCTGGTCGCCGGCGGCGTGTCGGGCGCCCACCTCAATCCCGCCGTGACCATCGCGCTGGCCGCCCATCGAGGACTGCCGTGGCGCAAGGTGCTCCCGTATGCGCTCGCCCAGACGCTCGGCGCGTTCGCGGCGGCCGCCGTGGTCTACGTGACCTACCGCGAGGCCTTCGCGGCCTTCGACGGCGGCGTGCGCCAGATCGCGGGCGCGCACGGGACCGCCGGCATCTTCGCCACCTACCCGCAGGCGTTCCTGTCGCTCGGCGGCGGGCTCGTGGATCAGGTGGTGGGGACGGCGCTGCTCATCATCGGCGTCTTCGCGATCGGCGACGCCAGGAACGTCGCGGTGCCCGGCTGGCTCGGGCCGCTCCTGGTCGGCCTGCTCGTCGTCGGCATCGGCGTGTCGTTCGGCTTCAACGCCGGCTACGCGATCAACCCGGCGCGCGACTTCGGACCGCGTCTCTTCACGGCCCTGGCCGGCTGGGGCTCCGGCGTCTTCGGCGCGTCCGGCGGCTGGTGGTGGGTGCCGATCGTCGGTCCGGTCGTCGGCGCCGTGCTCGGCGGCGCCGTCTACGACGCCTGCGTGACGCGGCTGCACACGGGAGGGCCGTCGCGATGAGCCGCTACGTGCTGGCCCTCGATCAGGGCACCACCTCCAGCCGGGCCATGCTCTTCGACACGAGCGGCCGGGCGGTGGCGAAGGCCCAGCAGGAGTTCCCGCAGATCTTCCCGGCGCCCGGGCACGTGGAGCACGACCCGGAGGACATCTGGCGCTCCCAGCTCGACACGGCGCGGGCGGTACTGGCGAAGGCCGGCATCACGGCGGCGGACCTGGCCGCGATCGGCGTGGCGAACCAGCGCGAGACGACGCTCGTCTGGGAGCGCGCGACCGGGCGTCCGGTCGCCAACGCCATCGTCTGGCAGAGCCGCGTCACCGCCGCGCACTGCGAGCGGCTGAAGGCCGCGGGCCACGAGGCGGCCGTGCGCGCCAAGACGGGGCTCGTGATCGACGCCTACTTCTCGGCATCGAAGATCACGCACCTCCTCGACTCGGTGGACGGGCTGCGCGCGCGCGCCGCGCGCGGCGAGGTGCTGTTCGGCACCGTCGACAGCTTCCTGATCTGGCGGCTGACGGGCGGGGCCGTGCACGTGACCGACGAGAGCAACGCGAGCCGGACGCTGCTCTACGACATCCACGAGCGCCGCTGGGACGACGACCTGCTGGCGCTCTTCGACGTGCCGCGGGCGATGCTGCCCGAGGTGCGCGGCAACAGCGAGGTGTACGGGCACACGACCGCGGACGTCCTCGGCGCCGCCGTGCCGATTGCCGGCGCGGCCGGCGACCAGCAGGCCGCCCTCTTCGGACAGGCGTGTTTCACCCCTGGCGAGGTCAAGAACACCTACGGCACCGGCTGCTTCCTCCTGATCAACACGGGCGCCACGCCCGTGGCCTCGTCCCGGGGACTGCTCACGACGGTGGCCTGGCGGCTGGGCGGACAGACCACGTACGCCCTGGAGGGCGCCGTGTTCGTCGCCGGCGCGG from Vicinamibacterales bacterium includes the following:
- a CDS encoding metallophosphoesterase, with translation MRLWATSDLHVGFAANRRAVDALADHGDDWLILAGDTGDTLAQLQSVLDVVTRRFATVIWTPGNHDLWTPRQWPDARRGVAHYERLVEACRAAGVLTPEDPYAVWPATGHVIAPTFTLYDYSFGPAWTTPDEAVAWAAETGVTCADELLLSAAPHPSRAAWCAARVAASESRLAEVAPGTRIVLVNHFALRPDLAVLPRVPRFTIWCGSVRTADWHVRFPIDVVVSGHLHMRSTRWRDGVRFEEVSLGYPAQWNPRKDVNAYLRPILPPQPAGDRWEREDVVIRYP
- a CDS encoding 4'-phosphopantetheinyl transferase superfamily protein, whose protein sequence is MSRETLQGSVQVVTVETAEADETLVATLHARLSADEQARAARFVRAADRRTYVIAHALVRVTLSDHASSPPEAWRFRTGVHGRPEIAAPPAHAEDLVFSLSHTTGLAAVAVARRRLVGVDVEEVNRTVSERVAEAQFAPAEVEALRALPPDERRRAFFDYWTLKEAYVKACGHGLTLPLDGFAFTLADGRPPAVAFADGVDRAGRWQFELSWPTPAHRLAVAVEREGPDLPIAWRVTTAEALSR
- a CDS encoding MIP family channel protein is translated as MSRHLARELLAEALGTFVLIAFGVGVVAQTVLSASANGSYLAINLGWGIGVTLGVLVAGGVSGAHLNPAVTIALAAHRGLPWRKVLPYALAQTLGAFAAAAVVYVTYREAFAAFDGGVRQIAGAHGTAGIFATYPQAFLSLGGGLVDQVVGTALLIIGVFAIGDARNVAVPGWLGPLLVGLLVVGIGVSFGFNAGYAINPARDFGPRLFTALAGWGSGVFGASGGWWWVPIVGPVVGAVLGGAVYDACVTRLHTGGPSR
- the glpK gene encoding glycerol kinase GlpK codes for the protein MSRYVLALDQGTTSSRAMLFDTSGRAVAKAQQEFPQIFPAPGHVEHDPEDIWRSQLDTARAVLAKAGITAADLAAIGVANQRETTLVWERATGRPVANAIVWQSRVTAAHCERLKAAGHEAAVRAKTGLVIDAYFSASKITHLLDSVDGLRARAARGEVLFGTVDSFLIWRLTGGAVHVTDESNASRTLLYDIHERRWDDDLLALFDVPRAMLPEVRGNSEVYGHTTADVLGAAVPIAGAAGDQQAALFGQACFTPGEVKNTYGTGCFLLINTGATPVASSRGLLTTVAWRLGGQTTYALEGAVFVAGAAVQWLRDGLRAIATSADVERLMRDVPDSGGVYLVPAFVGLGAPYWDPYARGTIVGLTRDSRIEHIARAAVDAMAFQTRDVVEVMEADTGLTVPVLKVDGGAAANAMLLQFQADQLGVPVRRPVVAETTALGAAYLAGLAVGYWDGLDDVRRNWVLDREFRPAMPADVRDRGYDGWKRAVERSLGWAAG